In Pirellula sp. SH-Sr6A, the DNA window ATGAATTTGGCGCACGACGTGACAAATGGCGAAAGCACCATCCCCACGCGGGTAATTGCCTCTCTCAGGCAAAAGCTGGGGGCACATCGCATGGATCTTTGGTTCGGAGCCGATGCGAAATGGTCCGTTGTAGGTAATAATACGGTCGGAGTGGAGGTTTCCAGCCAGTTCGTCGCCGACTGCGTCACGCGCATGTTTCGCAACGAGCTCGTGCAGGCAATCGAAGAAGTTGCGGGGGATGGCTTTGGATATCGTGTCTTCGTTGGGAAGATCCCAGCATCGATGTCTTCGCTAGATACTGCGTCACGGCGATCCAGCCACGCTCCCGATAGCTCTCCGCGGCTTCCTTCGCTCCGGGGAGATACTCCCCCGTTAGCCTCCGAGCAGAACGATCCACGCGACGTGCCACCTGTACAGCCGACCTTAGAGAGCATCCGAAAAGCGAGAGACGAATCGCGAGGATTGGATCGCGCTGCGACGTTGCGTCTGCACCGAGAGGCGGTGAAGGGCGATGCGGGTTCTCCTGCCATCGGAGCCACCAAGCCGAGTCTTCCGTCTATTCAAGCGTCGCATCATGATGCGTTGTCGACCGTGGAGAGGCTCTCGGAGTTGCGTCGTGAGAACGAGCGACGCTGGGACGATTTCATTCAGGGAGATCACAACCGTCTGGCCTACACCGCCGCCACAATGGTCCTTGAGAAGCCCGGACAGATCACACCATTGTTCTTGCATGGTCCGCACGGATCGGGAAAGTCCCATCTGGCTATCGGCCTCGCCCACAAACTGCGAACGACTTACAAGATGCGTCGCGTTCTGGTGCTCACAGGTGAACAGTTCACCATCGAGTTCACCGAAAGCGCACGAGGAGGAGGTTTTGCGAACTTCCGACGCAAGTACCGGGATGTAGATGTCCTCGTGATCGATGATTTGCAGTTCTGCTTAGGCAAATCCGCCACGCTGGCTGAATTGCGTAACACGATCGACATGCTTCTGCGGGAACGAAAGCAGATCATTTTGGTTGCTGACCGCAGTCTGAATGAATTGAGCGGATTAAGTGCCGATCTCCATGCACGCCTCGCGGGCGGAATGACCTGTGGAATCGAACCGGTCGATGTCGGAACCCGCGCTAAGTTACTGGAACAACTGTGCTCCAAACACGGAGTGGAGCTCCCCATCGGAACGATCCACGAGTTGGCCGCCCAAGCCGCTGGGGACGCACGCGTCCTGCAAGGAGTCGTGCATCGCTTGGTGGCGCAGCAGCGAATGGTGGGGGGAACGATCACGCACGATCAAGCGATTCGGTGCACCCTCGACTTGCTCCGCGCTAGCCAACCCGTGGTACGCATGTCGGATATCGAAAAAGTGGTGTGCGATGCGTTCGGTCTAGAGGAGAAGGCACTGCGAGGAAAGACAAAGTGTCAACAAGTCAGCCAGCCTCGCATGCTCGCAATGTTCTTAGCACGAAAGTACACGCGAAGCGCCCTCTCGGAGATCGGCGAAT includes these proteins:
- a CDS encoding DnaA ATPase domain-containing protein; this translates as MNLAHDVTNGESTIPTRVIASLRQKLGAHRMDLWFGADAKWSVVGNNTVGVEVSSQFVADCVTRMFRNELVQAIEEVAGDGFGYRVFVGKIPASMSSLDTASRRSSHAPDSSPRLPSLRGDTPPLASEQNDPRDVPPVQPTLESIRKARDESRGLDRAATLRLHREAVKGDAGSPAIGATKPSLPSIQASHHDALSTVERLSELRRENERRWDDFIQGDHNRLAYTAATMVLEKPGQITPLFLHGPHGSGKSHLAIGLAHKLRTTYKMRRVLVLTGEQFTIEFTESARGGGFANFRRKYRDVDVLVIDDLQFCLGKSATLAELRNTIDMLLRERKQIILVADRSLNELSGLSADLHARLAGGMTCGIEPVDVGTRAKLLEQLCSKHGVELPIGTIHELAAQAAGDARVLQGVVHRLVAQQRMVGGTITHDQAIRCTLDLLRASQPVVRMSDIEKVVCDAFGLEEKALRGKTKCQQVSQPRMLAMFLARKYTRSALSEIGEYFGNRQHSTVISAQKKVESWLGEDELIQCGRGKLAVKEIVKNLESSLRVG